From the genome of Brienomyrus brachyistius isolate T26 chromosome 8, BBRACH_0.4, whole genome shotgun sequence, one region includes:
- the rh50 gene encoding rh50-like protein: MKKSTSLKIRLPALVLVSEIVFIALYAGFVTYDTDANAKLQDNMTNPMENDLYKDYPVFVDVQVMIFIGFGCLLAFLHRYGFGGLVFNFLTATFAIQWAILVQGYFQFYSDGKIHLGVVNLLNAEFACAVVLISYGAVLGKTSPVQLLVMALLEVLVFSITEWAVLNHLRINDAGGSILIHVFACYFGLGVTFVLYRPSLNNGHENEATSYQSDILSMMGTLFLWVFWPSFNSAVTFKGDDQHRAILHTFIGLSASTLTAFALSALLSQRGKLTMADIQNVTLAGGVTVGASVDMMISPVAAYILGVLGCIACFFGYKYLTPFLAQRCRIQDQCGIHNLHGLTGIISCLGGIWGIMMANEDTYGPSLYQTFAHRAPMEGDPRLHELQQLIPGLQPGLGRTASEQALYQVAAMFSTIGVAAVGGIATGFVLKLPFLASPSDECCFSDKPYFHVPSDHESLAVPKLPEGPEDTKV, encoded by the coding sequence ATGAAGAAATCCACAAGTTTGAAAATACGCCTCCCTGCCCTCGTACTTGTCTCTGAGATTGTGTTCATTGCTCTCTATGCTGGCTTTGTTACATATGACACTGATGCTAACGCAAAGCTACAGGACAACATGACAAATCCAATGGAAAATGATCTCTATAAGGACTATCCTGTCTTTGTTGACGTTCAGGTGATGATATTCATCGGCTTTGGCTGCCTTCTCGCCTTTTTGCATCGCTATGGGTTCGGTGGCTTGGTTTTTAACTTCCTCACGGCCACCTTTGCCATCCAGTGGGCGATTCTTGTGCAGGGGTACTTTCAGTTCTACTCTGACGGCAAGATTCACCTAGGGGTAGTTAACCTCCTCAATGCTGAGTTTGCCTGCGCAGTGGTGCTGATCAGCTATGGCGCTGTACTGGGAAAGACCAGTCCTGTGCAGCTCCTGGTTATGGCTTTGCTGGAGGTCCTAGTTTTTTCCATCACTGAGTGGGCTGTCCTTAACCACCTAAGAATCAACGATGCAGGTGGGTCCATTCTTATTCACGTCTTTGCTTGTTATTTTGGGCTGGGAGTCACGTTTGTTCTGTATCGGCCAAGCCTCAACAACGGCCACGAAAATGAAGCCACCAGCTACCAGTCAGACATTCTTTCAATGATGGGGACCCTGTTTCTCTGGGTCTTCTGGCCGTCCTTTAACTCCGCTGTGACTTTCAAGGGAGATGACCAGCACCGGGCCATTCTCCACACGTTCATCGGCCTTAGTGCCTCCACCCTCACTGCTTTCGCGCTCTCCGCCCTGCTAAGCCAACGGGGCAAGCTCACCATGGCTGATATCCAGAACGTCACCCTGGCAGGGGGTGTGACAGTGGGGGCGTCTGTTGACATGATGATCTCACCGGTGGCTGCATACATTCTTGGTGTGCTTGGGTGCATCGCCTGCTTCTTCGGCTACAAATACCTCACTCCATTCCTGGCTCAGCGCTGTAGGATCCAGGACCAATGCGGCATCCACAACTTGCACGGCCTGACTGGAATCATCTCCTGCCTGGGTGGAATTTGGGGCATTATGATGGCAAACGAAGACACTTATGGGCCAAGCCTGTATCAGACCTTTGCCCATAGAGCACCTATGGAAGGGGACCCCAGGCTTCATGAACTGCAGCAGCTCATACCAGGCCTCCAGCCGGGCTTGGGTCGCACCGCCTCGGAGCAGGCCCTCTACCAGGTGGCTGCTATGTTCTCCACCATAGGGGTGGCAGCAGTGGGCGGCATTGCAACAGGATTTGTCTTGAAGCTTCCTTTCCTAGCCTCGCCTTCCGATGAGTGCTGCTTTAGTGATAAGCCGTACTTCCATGTGCCCTCTGACCATGAGAGTCTAGCAGTTCCCAAGCTCCCCGAGGGTCCAGAAGACACGAAGGTATAA